In Cyanobacteria bacterium GSL.Bin1, the sequence GCACAACCCAAGTCTTCGCAGCCGTTGATCCAATTTTTGTCTTAAGTGGTGAAAAACTGTAAGGAAACTTGAGGCTTGAAGGCGCAATTCATTTTTTATACTTAATACAAATCACCTGTTCCTCAAACAAGAAACAGGCGATCTTGACCACTCAAGCTAGGAACATGACTTAAGTTTGTTCTAAAAAGTGCCGCAATTCTGCCAAAACTTCCCGCACTGTAGAATAATATTCTAAATCGCCATTAGTCGCTAATTTTGTCTCATTAGCCGTTTTATCGTGCAGTAAGGACATCACTTGTCCCATTTCTTGCAGCATTTTGGCTTTTTCTAAGTGTTCATATTCAACCCAAGACCCATTTTTTGCTTCCCACGCAGCAGGGTCTTCATTATAACCACTGTAAAACTTACTATAGTGATCAAGTCGTTGTTGGAAGTTAGAAGCATCCATTAGTCTTGTTGTTGATTAGGGTCTACCATTTACCATATCACAAGGGATTTTAGATCAAGTAAGGGCGACTTGCCCCTACTGATTGCCTTATGATCATGCCATTTATTCTTCGTCGTCTTCGTCATCCTCATTGGTCGGATAAACGAAGGTAGAACGTCCACTGAGGACTGATTTTCCTAAAGATAAAGCTTTTTGCGCTTCAGCAGTAGCTTTTCCTTTCCAGAGGGATTTGTGCGTGCGCTTTTTGGCTTTAGAGCGTTTCTTTTTGGGAACTGCCATAAGATTCAGATAATGAGCAACAAATACTATGTTTACAACCTTTCTATTTTAATCGATTCCGTCGCATTGCGTCTGCGCTAATTGCTGTCTGATTTGGGTGCGGACGCGCATCAGCATTCTTCCCAGCTCATTTTGCCCAGTTCCATCTTTTCCACATCCCCAGTAATAATCTCGCGGCGAATTTTCCACCAACCACTCGTCTCCCGTGTTGAGAAGAATCGTTTGGATATCTGGATGGGTGAGAAACTTCGTGAGAACACCCCGCCACATCACTTTTTGTTTTGCTGTATTCCAATCAATGCGAATCGTCCGAGCGCAATCACGCCCCATTGCTGCTGCTTCTTCGGGAGTTTCGACTTGACGAATCACTTCCATTAATCCCTGATCCGGTGTACCAAGTAGTTTATGGGCTTGGTAATAATGTTCAACTGTCGGCCATTCTTTGCCATCGATGGTCACTGGATGAGGAGAAAAGTTAGAAAAGCAACCATACGGTTGATCGGCTTTATAAAAATAAATCGCCATTGAGGTAGGTACAGCAGAACAATAGAGACAAATCAGGGTGACCAATCACGGTCTATTGTTAATTGTTCCTTGTTCCTTGTCAAGGGGAGGGAATTGGTAGAATAAACTATGCTCTTTTTAATTACGAGAAGAAAATGAGT encodes:
- a CDS encoding 50S ribosomal protein L32 — protein: MAVPKKKRSKAKKRTHKSLWKGKATAEAQKALSLGKSVLSGRSTFVYPTNEDDEDDEE
- a CDS encoding DUF1768 domain-containing protein, coding for MAIYFYKADQPYGCFSNFSPHPVTIDGKEWPTVEHYYQAHKLLGTPDQGLMEVIRQVETPEEAAAMGRDCARTIRIDWNTAKQKVMWRGVLTKFLTHPDIQTILLNTGDEWLVENSPRDYYWGCGKDGTGQNELGRMLMRVRTQIRQQLAQTQCDGID